A section of the Clostridium felsineum DSM 794 genome encodes:
- a CDS encoding aminotransferase class IV codes for MEKCVQEYFVLNGKVENVEVFDGNFVNRGKSIYEVIRIIDGVPLFLDKHIARLERSFGLEQLKMSTDIKHVKRDIFTLIKANKAKEGNIKIVFNYLDGEYSTYLYFIKHKYPDKLDYENGVKTILYNGERENPNAKVINLNFRQMVDKEIKEKGVFEAILVDRNGNITEGSKSNIFMVQDNIVYTAPKEDVLPGITREVIVEICKQCGYTVEDRRISCKEISKLQGLFISGTSPKVLPISQVDNIEINSQNNETIRNIRKTYDNYISNYIKNFDSKS; via the coding sequence ATGGAAAAGTGTGTTCAAGAATATTTTGTTCTTAACGGTAAAGTAGAAAATGTAGAAGTTTTTGATGGAAATTTTGTAAATAGAGGAAAATCCATATATGAAGTTATAAGAATTATTGACGGTGTTCCTCTTTTTTTAGATAAACATATTGCAAGGTTAGAAAGATCATTTGGACTAGAACAATTAAAAATGTCTACAGATATAAAACATGTAAAGAGAGATATATTCACTCTTATTAAAGCTAATAAAGCTAAAGAAGGAAATATAAAAATAGTTTTTAATTATTTGGATGGAGAGTATAGTACTTATTTATATTTTATTAAACATAAATATCCAGATAAATTGGATTATGAAAATGGTGTCAAAACAATTCTATATAATGGAGAAAGAGAAAATCCAAATGCTAAAGTTATAAATTTGAACTTTAGACAGATGGTAGATAAAGAAATAAAAGAGAAGGGGGTATTTGAGGCCATACTTGTTGACAGAAATGGCAATATAACAGAAGGAAGTAAATCAAATATATTTATGGTACAAGATAATATAGTTTATACGGCACCCAAAGAAGATGTGCTTCCTGGTATAACAAGAGAAGTAATAGTTGAAATCTGTAAACAATGTGGATATACAGTAGAAGACAGAAGGATAAGTTGTAAAGAAATAAGTAAACTTCAAGGTTTGTTTATTTCTGGTACGTCACCTAAGGTGCTGCCAATATCTCAAGTGGATAATATAGAAATTAATTCTCAAAACAATGAAACTATAAGGAATATAAGGAAAACTTATGACAATTATATCAGCAATTATATAAAAAACTTTGATAGTAAAAGTTAA
- a CDS encoding flagellar assembly protein A, which yields MDKEIISGTTVEECLEKACSKYNLSKNNIKYEVIEVKNGLFKKRASIEVEIVDNSNEEDNKKDGNVEILNGKINVKDPEEGGECAKIVVPSNIGVQINGKEVKGTGEIYNSSDIEIYFHEIEKPERKVAINTSPDKMNAYISINYVNKNVYKLKDALASNKVVLESEILRTEKPPMYTKEEILEILKASNINYGIISDNLLKCTSGEEIIDLPIAQGVKVENDEDDKIEFKFSIKKNNKFQENQNGKIDFKSIGFINAVEEGTILAERHAGKEGHDGRDIYGNVIKKKSGKIVKINIGEGCEFKNENVVVAVRKGEPIYTGNKISVIAIHEVNSDVDLKTGNIKFVGDVFIHGNVSESMKVESEHNIKIDKNVQNATVSANGNIIIEKNAIFSNIFGGGQDVFVLKQLEFLNTIDLNIKNIIEAVGQVKHYNIHGKGSTDGQILKALLEGKFRLLPRLCEKFIEICDMEANADIVNFFKSKIIGMGPLNVENLNELDDLALLCEQKVTNLKNMLSVPVDVSVGYCQNSKIESSGNIFITGKGEYISNLTARNNIIFTNDNSVARGGTIKAKNEIKCGVIGSIAGVSTKIQVERHGNIYAEIAYQNTRFVIGNKEHVVENPCKGVHVYINKDDELIVDKLLL from the coding sequence ATGGATAAAGAAATAATTAGTGGCACCACAGTTGAAGAGTGCCTAGAGAAAGCTTGCAGTAAGTATAATTTATCAAAAAATAATATAAAATATGAAGTAATAGAAGTAAAAAATGGGCTATTTAAAAAAAGAGCATCAATAGAAGTTGAGATTGTAGATAATAGTAATGAGGAAGATAATAAAAAAGATGGTAATGTTGAAATTTTAAATGGCAAAATTAATGTCAAGGATCCTGAAGAAGGTGGGGAATGTGCTAAAATTGTAGTTCCCTCAAATATAGGTGTTCAAATTAATGGAAAAGAGGTTAAAGGAACTGGTGAAATATATAATTCTAGTGATATAGAAATATATTTTCATGAAATTGAAAAACCAGAAAGAAAAGTTGCTATAAACACCTCACCAGATAAGATGAATGCTTACATAAGTATAAACTATGTTAATAAAAATGTGTACAAACTAAAAGATGCACTAGCTTCAAATAAAGTTGTTTTAGAAAGTGAAATTTTAAGAACAGAAAAGCCCCCAATGTATACAAAAGAAGAAATTTTAGAAATATTAAAAGCCAGTAATATAAATTATGGAATAATATCAGATAACTTACTTAAATGTACTTCTGGCGAAGAAATTATAGATTTGCCAATTGCTCAGGGGGTAAAGGTTGAAAACGATGAAGATGACAAGATAGAATTCAAATTTAGTATTAAAAAGAATAATAAATTTCAAGAAAACCAAAATGGTAAAATAGATTTTAAAAGTATAGGTTTCATAAATGCAGTAGAGGAAGGAACCATACTTGCTGAAAGGCATGCAGGAAAAGAAGGGCATGATGGAAGAGATATATATGGAAATGTTATAAAAAAGAAAAGTGGTAAAATAGTGAAAATTAATATAGGTGAAGGCTGTGAATTTAAAAATGAAAATGTAGTTGTTGCAGTTAGAAAAGGAGAACCTATATATACCGGAAATAAAATATCTGTTATAGCCATACATGAAGTTAATTCAGACGTTGATTTAAAAACAGGAAATATAAAGTTTGTTGGAGATGTTTTTATACATGGAAATGTAAGCGAAAGTATGAAAGTTGAATCTGAACATAATATAAAAATAGATAAGAATGTCCAAAATGCAACAGTTTCAGCTAATGGAAATATTATTATAGAAAAAAACGCTATTTTTTCTAATATTTTTGGCGGCGGCCAAGATGTTTTTGTATTAAAACAACTTGAATTTCTTAATACGATAGATTTAAATATAAAAAATATTATAGAAGCTGTAGGGCAGGTAAAACATTATAATATACATGGAAAGGGGTCTACAGATGGACAAATTTTGAAGGCATTGTTAGAGGGAAAGTTTAGACTATTACCTAGATTGTGTGAAAAATTTATAGAAATATGTGACATGGAGGCAAATGCTGATATTGTAAACTTTTTTAAGTCTAAGATAATAGGTATGGGACCACTCAATGTTGAAAATTTAAATGAATTGGACGATTTAGCTTTGCTTTGTGAGCAAAAAGTCACTAACTTAAAGAATATGCTTTCTGTGCCCGTAGACGTAAGTGTAGGATATTGTCAAAATTCTAAGATAGAAAGTTCAGGCAACATATTTATCACAGGAAAGGGTGAGTACATTTCCAATTTAACAGCTAGAAATAATATTATATTTACTAATGATAATTCTGTAGCTAGAGGTGGAACTATAAAGGCAAAAAATGAAATAAAATGTGGTGTGATAGGTAGTATAGCGGGTGTCTCTACGAAAATACAAGTAGAAAGACATGGAAATATATATGCTGAAATAGCATACCAAAATACTAGATTTGTTATTGGAAATAAGGAACATGTCGTAGAAAATCCATGTAAAGGTGTCCATGTATATATAAATAAGGATGATGAACTTATAGTTGATAAATTATTATTATAG
- a CDS encoding chemotaxis protein CheW, whose translation MSDGVKILIFVVGEEYYAADIVQVERILGHEMSTKLPDVPDFVNGVINYEGGILPVISLAKRFSLKEKEISDETKVIVSKIQKGKIGIIVDLVSEVRDIESKDIEEQPNVISGISKRYIKGLIKVDGKIVIFLDISKILTDEEKELL comes from the coding sequence ATGAGTGACGGTGTAAAGATACTTATATTTGTTGTAGGTGAAGAATATTATGCAGCAGATATTGTCCAAGTTGAAAGAATTCTGGGACATGAAATGTCAACAAAATTGCCAGATGTTCCTGACTTTGTTAATGGAGTAATAAACTATGAAGGTGGAATACTTCCGGTAATTTCATTAGCAAAAAGATTTTCTCTTAAAGAAAAAGAAATAAGTGACGAAACAAAAGTTATAGTTTCTAAAATTCAAAAAGGGAAAATTGGAATAATTGTTGATCTAGTATCAGAAGTTAGAGATATAGAGTCCAAAGATATAGAGGAGCAACCCAATGTTATATCAGGTATATCAAAACGTTATATTAAAGGACTTATAAAAGTTGATGGTAAAATAGTTATTTTTCTTGATATATCCAAAATATTAACAGATGAGGAAAAAGAACTGCTATAG
- a CDS encoding chemotaxis protein CheD — MEEKGQIKEIRVGIADLNTAFSPNRIITVGLGSCIGIAIYDGRNKVGGLSHIMLPDSTQFSKVTNPYKFADLAIPILIKKLEGMGGNIRNMQAKIAGGASMFNFSDKSMNMDIGNRNGISVKKVLKDLKVPLLSEDIGGNKGRTMIFNTLDGSVDIRTVGVGIKKI, encoded by the coding sequence ATGGAAGAAAAAGGGCAAATAAAAGAGATAAGGGTAGGAATAGCAGATCTTAATACTGCATTTTCTCCGAATAGGATAATAACTGTTGGGTTGGGCTCATGTATTGGAATAGCTATTTATGATGGCAGGAATAAAGTGGGAGGTTTATCACACATAATGCTTCCCGATAGTACGCAATTTAGTAAAGTTACAAATCCATATAAGTTCGCAGATTTAGCAATCCCTATACTTATAAAGAAATTGGAGGGAATGGGTGGAAATATTAGAAATATGCAAGCAAAGATAGCAGGTGGAGCATCAATGTTTAACTTTTCAGATAAAAGTATGAACATGGATATAGGAAACAGAAATGGGATTTCAGTTAAAAAAGTTCTTAAGGACTTAAAGGTGCCATTATTAAGTGAAGATATCGGAGGAAATAAAGGAAGAACAATGATTTTTAATACTCTTGATGGAAGTGTTGACATAAGAACAGTAGGTGTGGGTATTAAGAAAATTTAG
- a CDS encoding protein-glutamate methylesterase/protein-glutamine glutaminase: MEKIKVIVVDDSALMRKLISDMLESNEGIEVIATAVNGEDLLNKLKVMRPDIITLDIEMPVMNGIDTLKAIKKMQINIPIIVFSSISQKGMKYTMECLYLGAFDFIPKPEKMFEISKMKDGLIERIKVAYSQNKNRNAIKVNPVIKHEIKRVNNDNIEAVVIGASTGGPKALYKVITKFPKNMNVPVFVVQHMPVGFTKAFADRLNENSEMEVREATDGEVYRRGVVYVAPGGYHMELDSSSRIKLTTEPPIWGVRPAVDKLFISASKIYKSHIVSAVLTGMGKDGSNGTEIIKNNGGVTISESETTCVIYGMPKAAFETGKVDIVLPIENVADEITKIVQGYRR, from the coding sequence TTGGAAAAAATAAAAGTTATAGTGGTAGATGATTCAGCACTTATGAGAAAATTAATATCTGATATGTTAGAGAGTAATGAAGGTATTGAGGTTATTGCTACAGCAGTAAATGGTGAGGATTTATTAAATAAATTAAAAGTAATGAGACCGGATATTATAACCTTAGATATAGAAATGCCTGTTATGAATGGTATAGATACTCTTAAAGCTATAAAAAAAATGCAAATAAACATACCAATAATAGTTTTTAGTAGTATTTCTCAAAAAGGTATGAAATATACTATGGAATGTCTTTATTTAGGAGCCTTTGATTTTATTCCAAAACCTGAAAAAATGTTTGAAATTTCGAAAATGAAAGATGGCCTCATAGAAAGAATAAAAGTAGCATATAGTCAAAATAAAAATAGAAATGCTATAAAAGTTAACCCGGTTATAAAACATGAGATAAAACGTGTTAACAACGATAATATTGAGGCTGTTGTAATAGGAGCATCAACAGGAGGACCTAAAGCATTGTACAAAGTTATAACAAAATTTCCTAAGAATATGAATGTTCCTGTTTTTGTAGTACAACACATGCCGGTTGGATTTACTAAAGCCTTTGCAGATAGATTAAATGAAAATAGTGAAATGGAAGTTAGAGAAGCAACGGATGGAGAAGTTTACAGAAGAGGAGTTGTTTATGTAGCACCTGGTGGATATCATATGGAATTGGATTCTAGTTCGAGAATAAAGCTTACAACAGAACCACCTATATGGGGAGTAAGACCAGCAGTTGATAAGCTATTTATATCTGCATCTAAAATTTATAAATCTCATATAGTTAGTGCAGTTTTAACTGGAATGGGTAAGGATGGATCAAATGGTACAGAAATTATTAAAAATAATGGTGGAGTAACTATTTCAGAGTCTGAAACAACCTGTGTTATATATGGAATGCCTAAAGCAGCATTTGAAACTGGAAAAGTAGATATTGTCCTTCCAATAGAGAATGTAGCAGATGAAATAACAAAGATCGTACAAGGGTATAGGAGGTAG
- a CDS encoding CheR family methyltransferase: protein MDIGEFKKWVLKDFGLDLFAYKENQLHRRILSLISRVGASSIDEYVTILKKDQDQRQRFLDFITINVTEFFRNPEIFKEVEKEIRNIMLSSKEPLKVWSAACSIGAEPYSLAIILDKLDSSRKSNITATDIDSTILSKAKLGEYTENEIKNVEKKDLDKYFKIVGDKYIIDNKIKRMITFKKHDLILDSYDNNFDLIVCRNVVIYFNQDVKEKIYKKFSQSLKKGGLLFVGATESIYNYKEYGFEKASTFIYKKL, encoded by the coding sequence ATGGATATTGGGGAATTTAAGAAGTGGGTATTAAAGGATTTTGGATTAGATTTATTTGCTTATAAGGAAAATCAGCTTCATAGAAGAATTCTCAGTCTAATATCAAGAGTAGGGGCTTCATCTATTGATGAATATGTTACAATTTTAAAGAAAGATCAAGATCAAAGACAAAGATTTTTAGATTTTATAACTATTAATGTTACTGAATTTTTTAGAAATCCTGAAATATTTAAAGAAGTTGAAAAAGAAATAAGAAATATAATGCTTTCTAGTAAAGAACCACTTAAGGTATGGAGTGCAGCATGCTCAATAGGAGCAGAACCATATTCCTTGGCTATTATATTAGATAAATTAGACTCTTCAAGAAAAAGTAATATAACAGCAACTGATATTGATTCTACCATATTAAGTAAAGCAAAACTTGGAGAGTACACAGAAAATGAAATAAAAAATGTAGAAAAGAAAGATTTAGATAAATATTTTAAAATAGTGGGCGATAAATATATTATAGATAATAAAATAAAAAGAATGATAACATTTAAAAAGCATGATTTAATATTAGATTCTTATGATAACAATTTTGACTTGATAGTATGTAGAAATGTAGTTATATATTTCAATCAGGATGTTAAGGAAAAAATCTACAAGAAATTTAGTCAATCATTAAAAAAAGGGGGTTTGCTTTTCGTAGGAGCTACTGAAAGCATATACAATTACAAAGAATATGGGTTTGAAAAAGCATCAACCTTTATTTATAAGAAGCTGTAA
- a CDS encoding chemotaxis protein CheA — protein sequence MDTSQYLSIFLEESMDNLQTLNEALLQLEQEPDNVDKLNEIFRVAHTIKGMAATMGYNTMAALTHKMEDVLSEFRDGELKVTQEVVTVLFKCLDTLEQMVDNIQNGEEEEIPVDDIITKLESIASMVNSDENEEQTKNVENTNDKESEEKNSNISESKISLNEYDLNVIKQAIEKGYNAFYIDINLSKATLLKSARAFLIFKSLEEWGEITKSVPATEDLEAENFEFEIQLIYLTNKEEKDVTEILKEISEVESIKVEQLTEDKLKAKYKISKQKIEEEQKAKVEEVKVKAESNSKAKANTSAKPVAKKTNQAQNHKKGHQSVRVDLEKLDKFLNMVSELVINRTRLEQISQNYKLVELNETLEQVARTTNDLQELVMKIRMLPLDTVFNRFPRMIRDLSVELDKEMELIIEGQDTELDRTVIDEIGEPLIHLIRNAADHGIESKVDRLKANKDPVGKIRLIAYQEGTKAVIKVQDDGYGIDVDKVREKAEERGISTENLTEDQIINLIFDQGFSTNDKVTDISGRGVGMDVVKTKIQSLGGTVDMTTEKGKGSTFTIKLPLTLQIITALLVKVGEENLAISLNAIDSVIDYKETEIKKTNNKEVIIYRGKVLPIIRINEKLGLEKVNTDKVYIVIVKVGDKMAGLCVDSLIGQQDIVIKPLGKTLKGLKEYIGATILGDGLVTLILDVASLV from the coding sequence ATGGATACATCTCAATATTTGTCGATATTTTTAGAAGAATCTATGGATAATTTACAAACTTTAAATGAAGCACTCCTTCAATTAGAGCAGGAGCCAGATAATGTAGATAAATTAAATGAAATATTTAGGGTTGCTCATACCATAAAAGGTATGGCAGCTACTATGGGATATAACACTATGGCGGCTTTAACTCATAAAATGGAGGATGTTCTTTCTGAGTTTAGAGATGGTGAACTTAAAGTTACTCAGGAGGTTGTAACTGTTTTGTTTAAATGTTTGGATACACTTGAACAAATGGTTGATAATATTCAAAATGGAGAGGAAGAAGAAATACCTGTAGATGATATTATAACAAAACTTGAATCTATAGCTAGTATGGTTAATTCTGATGAAAATGAAGAACAGACTAAAAATGTAGAAAATACCAACGATAAAGAAAGTGAAGAAAAAAATAGTAATATTAGTGAAAGTAAAATATCACTTAATGAGTATGATTTAAATGTTATAAAACAAGCTATTGAAAAGGGATATAATGCCTTTTATATAGATATTAATTTAAGTAAGGCTACTTTACTTAAATCAGCCAGGGCATTTTTGATATTCAAGAGTCTGGAAGAATGGGGCGAGATAACAAAATCTGTTCCAGCTACTGAAGATTTAGAAGCAGAAAATTTTGAATTTGAAATTCAGCTTATATACTTAACTAATAAAGAAGAAAAAGATGTAACTGAAATATTAAAGGAAATTTCAGAAGTAGAAAGTATAAAAGTAGAACAGCTTACAGAAGATAAACTTAAGGCTAAATATAAAATTAGCAAACAAAAAATAGAAGAAGAACAAAAAGCTAAGGTTGAAGAGGTTAAAGTCAAGGCAGAGAGTAATTCAAAAGCCAAGGCTAATACTAGTGCTAAGCCAGTTGCTAAAAAGACTAATCAAGCTCAAAATCATAAAAAAGGTCATCAATCAGTAAGAGTTGATTTAGAAAAACTTGATAAGTTTTTAAATATGGTGTCAGAACTTGTTATAAATAGAACAAGACTTGAGCAGATAAGCCAAAACTACAAACTTGTTGAACTTAATGAAACCTTAGAGCAGGTAGCTAGAACTACAAATGATCTTCAAGAATTAGTTATGAAAATAAGAATGCTTCCACTTGATACTGTATTTAATAGATTCCCAAGAATGATAAGAGACTTATCAGTAGAACTTGATAAAGAAATGGAACTTATTATTGAAGGGCAGGATACTGAACTTGATAGAACAGTTATAGATGAAATTGGAGAACCACTTATACATCTTATTAGAAATGCAGCTGATCATGGTATAGAATCAAAAGTAGATAGACTCAAGGCTAATAAAGACCCTGTAGGCAAAATAAGACTCATAGCATATCAAGAGGGAACTAAGGCAGTAATAAAGGTTCAAGATGATGGATATGGAATTGATGTAGATAAAGTAAGAGAAAAAGCCGAAGAAAGGGGAATAAGCACAGAAAATTTAACAGAAGATCAAATAATAAATTTAATATTCGATCAAGGGTTTAGCACAAACGATAAAGTAACAGACATATCAGGAAGAGGAGTTGGTATGGATGTTGTAAAGACAAAAATACAATCTCTTGGTGGAACTGTTGATATGACAACAGAAAAAGGTAAAGGTAGTACATTTACTATAAAATTACCGTTAACACTTCAAATTATTACAGCATTATTAGTAAAGGTAGGAGAAGAGAACCTAGCTATTTCATTAAATGCTATTGATAGTGTAATTGATTATAAGGAGACAGAAATAAAGAAAACTAATAATAAAGAGGTTATAATATACAGAGGTAAGGTTCTTCCAATAATTAGGATCAATGAAAAATTAGGACTTGAGAAAGTAAATACTGACAAGGTTTATATAGTAATAGTGAAAGTTGGAGACAAGATGGCAGGATTATGTGTAGATTCACTTATTGGACAACAGGATATTGTAATAAAGCCACTTGGAAAGACTTTAAAAGGTCTAAAAGAATACATTGGTGCAACCATATTGGGAGATGGTCTCGTAACTTTAATACTAGATGTTGCTTCTCTAGTTTAA
- a CDS encoding chemotaxis protein CheC produces MNYSQLTPIQLDAIKEVVNIGSGNAATALSQLLNKKIDMTVPDVNIVPFETLFSELGEEKIVVGVVVRVLGDTPGNILFVFEKETAVEIVERLTGTKDDELTDLSSSVLCEIGNIISSSYMNAIARFTNLVITPSVPAFSYDMLGAILTTSFIEAGQYDDNVLDLETVFLQDKTKNISGHFYYIPMPGSLEKILNILGVN; encoded by the coding sequence ATGAATTATTCACAATTAACGCCTATACAACTAGATGCAATAAAGGAAGTTGTAAACATTGGTTCTGGCAATGCTGCAACAGCATTGTCACAACTACTTAATAAAAAAATAGATATGACAGTACCAGATGTTAATATAGTTCCATTTGAAACTCTCTTTTCTGAACTTGGTGAGGAAAAGATAGTAGTTGGAGTTGTGGTTAGGGTACTTGGAGATACTCCTGGAAATATTTTATTTGTATTTGAAAAGGAAACAGCTGTTGAAATAGTTGAAAGATTAACTGGTACTAAAGATGATGAGTTAACAGATTTGAGCTCTTCAGTATTATGTGAAATAGGAAATATAATATCAAGTTCATATATGAATGCTATAGCTAGATTTACAAATTTGGTTATAACACCATCAGTACCAGCTTTTAGCTATGATATGTTAGGAGCTATTCTTACAACTAGTTTTATTGAGGCTGGTCAATATGATGACAATGTCCTTGATTTAGAAACAGTTTTTCTTCAAGATAAAACCAAAAATATAAGCGGGCACTTTTATTATATACCAATGCCTGGCTCGTTAGAAAAAATATTAAATATTTTAGGAGTAAATTAA
- a CDS encoding response regulator — MAKVLIVDDAAFMRMMIKDILEKNGFEIVGEASNGLKAVEIYKKEKPDVVTMDITMPDMDGIEAVKAIKAFDPAARVIMCSAMGQQTMVMDAIRAGARDFIVKPFQADRVLEAIKKALG; from the coding sequence ATGGCTAAAGTTTTAATTGTTGATGATGCTGCTTTTATGAGAATGATGATAAAGGATATACTGGAAAAAAACGGTTTTGAAATAGTAGGTGAAGCAAGTAACGGTTTAAAAGCTGTAGAAATTTATAAAAAAGAAAAACCAGATGTAGTAACGATGGATATAACTATGCCAGACATGGATGGTATAGAAGCTGTTAAGGCTATAAAGGCATTTGATCCTGCTGCAAGAGTTATAATGTGTTCTGCAATGGGTCAACAAACTATGGTTATGGATGCTATAAGAGCAGGAGCAAGGGACTTTATAGTAAAGCCTTTTCAAGCAGATAGAGTTCTTGAAGCTATAAAGAAAGCGTTAGGATAA
- a CDS encoding chemotaxis protein CheW has product MQVVVFKLNDEQFAVETSRVQTIVESMTVTKVPKAPDYVKGLINIRGNVLSLLDINLLLDIYESECEDESIIILKLEEELVGISVNQVDEVLDIEENLIEKVDDDKKDYVKGVINFKDRIVTLIDIDKLVKN; this is encoded by the coding sequence ATGCAGGTTGTTGTTTTTAAATTAAACGATGAGCAGTTTGCAGTTGAAACATCAAGAGTTCAAACTATTGTTGAGAGTATGACTGTAACCAAAGTACCTAAAGCACCTGATTACGTTAAGGGACTGATAAATATAAGAGGTAATGTGCTTTCATTGTTAGATATAAATCTTTTACTTGATATATATGAATCTGAATGTGAAGATGAGAGCATAATAATATTAAAATTAGAAGAAGAACTAGTTGGAATATCAGTTAACCAAGTAGATGAAGTATTAGATATAGAAGAGAATTTAATAGAAAAAGTAGATGACGATAAAAAAGATTATGTAAAAGGCGTTATTAATTTTAAGGATAGAATAGTCACTCTTATTGACATAGATAAATTAGTGAAAAATTGA
- the fliM gene encoding flagellar motor switch protein FliM — MADVLSQSEIDALLSALSSGELQPDELPKEEEKQKVKVYDFTSPQKFAKEHIRTLELIHDNYSRIMSNYLTAQLRDNVKVKIETVEQITYEEFIHSVPNPTILTIFRMPPLKGSILYETNPQFIYQAIDILLGGNGEGKYKPRDITDIDKNIIMKINQGLIDNLKLAWGEVINVEPEIESLETNPALNQTLAPHEPVALITFSVDVGNSHTYINICIPYLSIEKILDKLVVQYWYQENDEEIVKESRVELRKRLDVVEVPVIAKLGNTEITVEDFLRLSIGDVVTLNSKCSDPVPVYIYDNLHFLAAPGILGKNMGIKILDKIDKDVGKYE; from the coding sequence ATGGCAGACGTTTTATCACAAAGTGAAATAGATGCCCTATTATCTGCCTTATCCTCCGGCGAACTTCAACCTGATGAACTTCCAAAAGAAGAGGAAAAGCAAAAAGTAAAAGTGTATGATTTTACGAGTCCGCAGAAGTTTGCAAAGGAGCATATAAGAACCCTTGAGCTTATTCATGATAATTATTCAAGAATAATGTCCAATTATTTAACAGCACAACTTAGGGATAATGTAAAAGTAAAAATAGAAACAGTTGAACAAATAACCTATGAGGAGTTTATTCATTCGGTTCCAAATCCAACAATTTTAACAATATTTAGAATGCCACCTCTTAAAGGATCTATTTTGTATGAAACAAATCCTCAGTTTATATATCAGGCTATTGATATACTTCTTGGTGGTAATGGTGAAGGAAAGTATAAACCAAGAGACATAACTGATATAGATAAGAATATTATTATGAAAATAAACCAAGGTTTAATTGATAATCTAAAGTTAGCATGGGGGGAAGTTATTAATGTTGAGCCAGAGATAGAATCTCTCGAAACAAATCCAGCACTTAATCAAACATTGGCCCCTCATGAGCCGGTTGCACTTATAACTTTTTCGGTAGATGTCGGAAATAGTCACACTTATATTAATATTTGTATACCTTACCTTAGCATAGAAAAAATACTAGATAAGCTTGTTGTACAATATTGGTATCAAGAAAACGACGAAGAAATAGTTAAAGAATCAAGGGTTGAATTAAGAAAAAGATTAGATGTAGTAGAAGTTCCTGTAATAGCTAAACTGGGGAATACAGAAATAACTGTGGAGGATTTTTTAAGATTATCTATTGGAGATGTAGTAACTCTAAATAGTAAGTGTAGCGATCCGGTTCCTGTATATATTTACGACAATTTACATTTTTTGGCTGCGCCTGGAATCTTGGGCAAGAATATGGGAATCAAGATATTAGATAAAATTGATAAGGATGTGGGAAAATATGAGTGA